One genomic region from Jiangella sp. DSM 45060 encodes:
- a CDS encoding Fic family protein, with product MQSFADLDSLVGSVPFTLVNDLRVVDTGRGTEALFADKLPQLLTSLADRARVASIEASSAIEGVVVADRARAAAIVAGQAEGLRTRSEQELAGYRAALDYLYREPWQPLNAGLLLHLHRLLFAYTEASGGAFKPSDNLVVDRLPDGTRVKRFTPVPAEQTPFYVNELIGRFATAQQAGRHHPVVLVGLFALDLLTIHPFLDGNGRITRALTNALLQDAGYGMTRYVSLETMIAKSSDAYYAALLASTSGWHESRHDPWPWLRYFVTVVRRGYEEFATVTAAARSGGSKQDRVREYVRYHAPPTFRIADIRIALPGVSDQTIRLALDSLKVSGEVEADGVGRAATWTRRQR from the coding sequence GTGCAGTCCTTCGCCGACCTCGACTCACTCGTGGGCAGTGTGCCGTTCACACTGGTCAACGACTTGCGAGTGGTCGACACCGGGCGCGGTACCGAGGCGCTGTTCGCCGACAAGCTCCCCCAGCTGCTCACCAGCCTGGCCGACCGCGCCCGGGTGGCCAGCATCGAGGCGTCCTCGGCCATCGAAGGGGTCGTCGTGGCGGACCGTGCCCGGGCTGCGGCGATCGTCGCGGGACAGGCCGAGGGCCTGCGGACCCGCAGCGAACAGGAGTTGGCCGGCTATCGTGCCGCGCTGGACTACCTCTACCGGGAGCCGTGGCAGCCGCTGAACGCCGGGCTCCTCCTGCACCTGCACCGGCTGCTCTTCGCCTACACCGAGGCGTCGGGCGGCGCGTTCAAACCGTCCGACAACCTGGTGGTCGACCGGTTGCCCGACGGCACCCGGGTCAAGCGGTTCACCCCGGTCCCGGCCGAGCAGACGCCGTTCTACGTCAACGAGCTGATCGGCCGCTTCGCCACCGCGCAGCAAGCGGGACGGCACCACCCGGTCGTTCTCGTCGGCCTGTTCGCGCTGGACCTGCTCACCATCCACCCGTTCCTCGACGGCAACGGACGCATCACCCGGGCGCTCACGAACGCACTGCTCCAGGACGCCGGCTACGGCATGACGCGCTATGTCTCGCTGGAGACGATGATCGCGAAGTCGTCCGATGCCTACTATGCCGCGCTCCTGGCCTCGACCAGCGGCTGGCACGAGAGCCGGCACGACCCGTGGCCGTGGCTTCGCTACTTCGTCACGGTCGTGCGCCGCGGCTACGAGGAGTTCGCCACGGTCACGGCCGCGGCGCGGTCGGGTGGCAGCAAACAGGACCGCGTCCGCGAGTACGTGCGGTATCACGCGCCGCCGACCTTCCGCATCGCCGACATCCGCATCGCGTTGCCGGGTGTCAGCGACCAGACCATCCGGCTCGCGCTCGACTCCCTCAAGGTCTCCGGCGAGGTCGAGGCCGACGGTGTCGGGC
- a CDS encoding DUF937 domain-containing protein: MDIDDLLARLPIDQIAASLGVDEDTAEQATRQALPALIGGMQANAQDADGAASLAKALDDHDDDLVDGGVDLGRVNTDDGEKIVSNVFGGNRDQVVNQLAGFNSKGGGSDLIGKLLPMLAPIVLSYLAGKVKGGGNAAPSQQAQSGGGLADILGGLLGGGGSGSGGGLGDLLGSLGGLLGGGKR; encoded by the coding sequence ATGGACATCGACGACCTGCTGGCCCGGCTCCCGATCGACCAGATCGCGGCCTCTCTCGGCGTCGACGAGGACACCGCCGAGCAGGCGACCCGGCAGGCGTTGCCGGCGCTGATCGGCGGCATGCAGGCCAACGCGCAGGACGCCGACGGCGCCGCGTCGCTGGCCAAGGCCCTCGACGACCACGACGACGACCTCGTCGACGGCGGCGTCGACCTCGGCCGCGTCAACACCGACGACGGCGAGAAGATCGTCAGCAACGTCTTCGGCGGCAACCGCGACCAGGTCGTCAACCAGCTGGCCGGGTTCAACAGCAAGGGCGGCGGCTCCGACCTCATCGGCAAGCTGCTGCCGATGCTCGCCCCGATCGTGCTGTCCTACCTCGCCGGCAAGGTCAAGGGCGGCGGCAACGCGGCCCCGTCGCAGCAGGCCCAGTCCGGCGGCGGGCTGGCCGACATCCTCGGCGGCCTGCTCGGTGGCGGCGGCTCCGGTTCCGGCGGCGGCCTGGGCGACCTCCTCGGCTCCCTCGGCGGCCTGCTCGGCGGCGGCAAGCGCTGA
- a CDS encoding DUF1761 family protein encodes MPDVSLAAVALGALAAFLLGFVYYGVVGAPAAAGGPPPRRAAWQLPVVEVVRALVLAAVVVGVAAAADVTSAGGGLLLGLVLWVGFPLVLWTGAMFHDGVPWRTAAVHGGDWLLKLLAIGLLAGVLG; translated from the coding sequence ATGCCTGACGTGTCGCTCGCCGCCGTCGCGCTCGGCGCCCTCGCGGCGTTCCTCCTGGGGTTCGTCTACTACGGCGTGGTGGGCGCGCCGGCCGCCGCCGGAGGTCCCCCGCCGCGGCGGGCGGCCTGGCAGCTGCCGGTCGTCGAGGTGGTCCGCGCCCTCGTCCTGGCCGCCGTCGTCGTCGGCGTGGCGGCCGCCGCCGACGTCACCTCGGCGGGCGGCGGGCTGCTGCTCGGCCTGGTGCTGTGGGTCGGGTTCCCGCTGGTGCTGTGGACCGGCGCCATGTTCCACGACGGCGTGCCGTGGCGCACCGCCGCCGTCCACGGCGGCGACTGGCTGCTGAAGCTGCTGGCGATCGGGCTGCTCGCCGGGGTGCTGGGCTAG
- a CDS encoding aminoglycoside phosphotransferase family protein: protein MTPRMHAGQVAIDVALVRRLVDAQFPRWTGLPLFPVRSAGTVNAIYRLGDELAVRLPLVPSSTADLEAELEWLPRLATAGLPLAIPEPVVTGAPVEEFPLVWAVYRWIDGVPVAPGGPVDDADAAARLAGFVRALRSMPVDGVPDGRGVRPLADDDDAVRSTVATLLDPAEAAAAIAVWEAALAAETWDGERVWVHGDLLPVNLLATGGALSAVLDFGAAGSGDGAYDLLPAWCVLSGGARDVFRAELAPDDDAWARARGYALAKGLMAAPYYRETNPAFAALAHRLIDASIAWV, encoded by the coding sequence ATGACGCCGCGCATGCATGCCGGCCAGGTCGCGATCGACGTCGCGCTGGTGCGCCGCCTGGTCGACGCGCAGTTCCCGCGGTGGACCGGGCTGCCGCTGTTCCCCGTCCGGTCGGCGGGGACGGTGAACGCGATCTACCGGCTCGGCGACGAGCTCGCGGTGCGGCTGCCGCTGGTGCCGTCGTCGACCGCCGACCTGGAGGCCGAGCTGGAGTGGCTGCCGCGGCTCGCCACCGCCGGGCTGCCGCTGGCGATACCGGAGCCGGTCGTGACCGGTGCGCCGGTCGAGGAGTTCCCGCTCGTCTGGGCGGTGTACCGGTGGATCGACGGCGTGCCGGTGGCGCCCGGCGGCCCGGTGGACGACGCCGATGCGGCGGCCCGGCTGGCCGGGTTCGTCCGCGCGCTGCGCTCGATGCCGGTCGACGGCGTGCCGGACGGGCGCGGGGTGCGGCCGCTCGCCGATGACGACGATGCCGTGCGGTCCACCGTCGCGACGCTGCTCGACCCCGCCGAGGCGGCCGCCGCGATCGCCGTCTGGGAGGCCGCGCTGGCCGCCGAGACGTGGGACGGCGAGCGGGTGTGGGTGCACGGCGACCTGCTGCCGGTGAACCTGCTGGCGACCGGCGGCGCGCTGTCCGCGGTGCTCGACTTCGGCGCCGCCGGTTCCGGCGACGGCGCGTACGACCTGCTGCCCGCGTGGTGCGTGCTCAGCGGCGGCGCCCGCGACGTCTTCCGCGCCGAGCTCGCTCCCGACGACGACGCGTGGGCGCGGGCCCGCGGCTACGCGCTGGCCAAGGGGCTGATGGCGGCGCCGTACTACCGCGAGACCAACCCGGCGTTCGCCGCGCTCGCCCATCGGCTCATCGACGCCTCGATCGCCTGGGTGTAG
- a CDS encoding LLM class flavin-dependent oxidoreductase: MTLRSGLWLPLFDELADPAVVVRLAAEEAGWDGLFVWDHLRWRAPVRAAADPWITLAAVAAVTERLRFGPMVTPLARRRPVKLARETASLDRLSGGRFILGAGLGSDRFGEEFSRTGEELDDRVRAAMLDESLAVLRAAWSGAPVRHRGEHYVVDDIVFEPAPGDLPVWIAGFPGNAAPLRRAARHDGFFPVNLDHPDQLAEALGTVRRLRADAGADGPYDVAVGLPADADLAAYAAAGATWWLTDFDPHTITVDEVRGVLRAGPVRA, encoded by the coding sequence ATGACGCTGCGCTCGGGCCTGTGGCTGCCGCTGTTCGACGAGCTCGCCGACCCCGCCGTCGTAGTACGGCTGGCGGCCGAGGAGGCCGGCTGGGACGGCCTGTTCGTCTGGGACCACCTGCGCTGGCGTGCGCCGGTGCGCGCGGCGGCCGACCCGTGGATCACGCTCGCCGCCGTCGCGGCGGTGACCGAGCGGCTGCGGTTCGGGCCGATGGTGACGCCGCTGGCCCGCCGCCGCCCGGTCAAGCTGGCCCGTGAGACCGCGTCGCTGGACCGGCTCTCCGGCGGCCGGTTCATCCTCGGCGCCGGCCTGGGCAGCGACCGGTTCGGCGAGGAGTTCTCCCGCACCGGCGAGGAGCTCGACGACCGCGTCCGGGCGGCCATGCTGGACGAGTCGCTGGCCGTGCTGCGCGCCGCCTGGTCCGGCGCGCCCGTCCGGCACCGCGGCGAGCACTACGTCGTCGACGACATCGTGTTCGAGCCGGCGCCCGGCGACCTCCCGGTGTGGATCGCCGGCTTCCCCGGCAACGCCGCGCCGCTGCGCCGGGCCGCACGCCACGACGGCTTCTTCCCGGTCAACCTCGACCACCCGGACCAGCTCGCGGAGGCCCTCGGCACCGTCCGGCGGCTGCGCGCCGATGCGGGCGCCGACGGGCCGTACGACGTCGCCGTCGGGCTGCCGGCCGACGCCGACCTCGCCGCGTACGCGGCGGCCGGCGCGACGTGGTGGCTGACCGACTTCGACCCGCACACCATCACCGTCGACGAGGTGCGCGGGGTGCTGCGCGCCGGGCCGGTGCGGGCATGA
- a CDS encoding winged helix-turn-helix domain-containing protein: MADAPSGDQLVEMLAALANPIRLRIVATLAGGRDYVSHLAREIGVSRPLLHMHLQKLEAAGLVAGRLELSDDGKAMKFYEVTAFDLHLTAEALATAAQTLTSKES; the protein is encoded by the coding sequence ATGGCCGACGCGCCGAGTGGCGACCAGCTGGTCGAGATGCTCGCCGCGCTCGCCAACCCCATCCGGCTGCGCATCGTCGCCACGCTGGCCGGCGGGCGCGACTACGTCAGCCACCTGGCCCGCGAGATCGGCGTCAGCCGCCCGCTGCTGCACATGCACCTGCAGAAACTCGAGGCGGCCGGGCTGGTCGCCGGCCGGCTGGAGCTGTCCGACGACGGCAAGGCGATGAAGTTTTACGAGGTCACCGCCTTCGACCTGCACCTGACCGCGGAGGCACTGGCCACCGCGGCCCAGACCCTCACTTCCAAGGAGTCCTGA
- a CDS encoding helix-turn-helix domain-containing protein, producing MSGPEEREERPTPLLRTMVGDVLRRTRQEQGRTLADVASDAKVSMPYLSELERGRKEGSSEVLAAVCDALGLELSDLLGAVRRDLVEHRATVIRLDTVRALRRRDPVRRPSAGRGGDVLLLAA from the coding sequence ATGAGCGGCCCGGAGGAACGCGAGGAGCGGCCGACGCCGCTGCTGCGCACGATGGTCGGCGACGTCCTGCGGCGCACGCGGCAGGAGCAGGGCCGCACGCTGGCCGACGTCGCGTCCGACGCCAAGGTCTCGATGCCCTACCTGTCCGAGCTCGAACGCGGCCGCAAGGAGGGCTCGTCCGAGGTGCTCGCGGCGGTCTGCGACGCGCTCGGCCTCGAGCTGTCCGACCTGCTCGGCGCCGTCCGGCGCGACCTCGTCGAGCACCGCGCCACCGTCATCCGGCTCGACACCGTCCGTGCGCTGCGCCGGCGCGACCCCGTCCGCCGTCCGTCGGCCGGCCGGGGCGGCGACGTCCTCCTGCTCGCGGCGTGA
- a CDS encoding ClpP family protease, producing MSQYTIPTVIEKTPTGERAFDIYSRLLNERIVFIGTPIDDGVANVVMAQLLHLESVSAELEIGLYINSPGGTYSALTAIYDTMQFVTPPVATTCMGQASETAAVLLAAGAPGRRFVLPHAKVMLHQPSSQARGTLPDLAVQAKEVAKVRAEMDAVLSRHTGHPVEKIRADTDRHKTFDAAEAVAYGLADRIIDSRKAVPAGATYG from the coding sequence ATGAGCCAGTACACGATCCCGACGGTGATCGAGAAGACACCGACGGGCGAGCGGGCCTTCGACATCTACTCGCGGCTGCTGAACGAGCGCATCGTCTTCATCGGCACGCCGATCGACGACGGCGTCGCGAACGTCGTCATGGCCCAGCTGCTGCACCTCGAGTCGGTCAGCGCGGAGCTGGAGATCGGGCTGTACATCAACTCCCCCGGCGGGACGTACAGCGCGCTGACCGCGATCTACGACACCATGCAGTTCGTGACGCCGCCAGTGGCGACCACCTGCATGGGTCAGGCGTCGGAGACCGCGGCGGTGCTGCTGGCGGCCGGCGCGCCCGGGCGGCGGTTCGTGCTGCCGCACGCGAAGGTCATGCTGCACCAGCCGTCCAGCCAGGCCCGCGGCACGCTGCCCGACCTCGCCGTCCAGGCCAAGGAGGTGGCGAAGGTGCGGGCCGAGATGGACGCGGTGCTCAGCCGGCACACGGGTCACCCGGTGGAGAAGATCCGCGCCGACACCGACCGCCACAAGACGTTCGACGCGGCCGAGGCGGTCGCCTACGGCCTCGCCGACCGGATCATCGACAGCCGGAAGGCGGTGCCGGCCGGCGCGACCTACGGCTGA
- a CDS encoding ClpP family protease, which yields MIEGRRETHMTNAGPLTGTLDDQLATRLLHQRIIVLGTEVDDQIANRLCAQLLLLSAEDPRSDISLYINSPGGSVSAGLAIYDTMRLIPNDVSTLAMGLAASMGQFLLTAGTPGKRFSLPHAQVLMHQGSAGFGGTAADIEIYSQQLAYTSTLMTRLTAEHTGQTPERIEADSQRDRWYTADEALAYGFIDHIVERMDDVRPTSGRPVVGVGA from the coding sequence ATGATCGAGGGCAGAAGGGAGACACACATGACGAACGCGGGACCGCTCACCGGGACACTGGACGACCAGCTCGCCACCCGGCTGCTGCACCAACGGATCATCGTCCTGGGCACCGAGGTCGACGACCAGATCGCCAACCGGCTCTGCGCGCAACTGCTGTTGTTGTCGGCGGAGGACCCGCGCAGCGACATCAGCCTCTACATCAACTCTCCCGGCGGCTCGGTCAGCGCCGGGCTGGCGATCTACGACACGATGAGGCTGATCCCGAACGACGTCAGCACGCTGGCCATGGGACTAGCGGCGAGCATGGGGCAGTTCCTGCTCACCGCCGGCACCCCGGGCAAGCGGTTCAGCCTGCCGCACGCGCAGGTGCTCATGCACCAGGGCTCGGCCGGGTTCGGCGGCACGGCGGCGGACATCGAGATCTACTCGCAGCAGCTCGCCTACACGTCGACGCTCATGACGAGGCTGACGGCGGAGCACACCGGCCAGACGCCGGAGCGCATCGAGGCCGACAGCCAGCGCGACCGCTGGTACACCGCCGACGAGGCGCTGGCCTACGGCTTCATCGACCACATCGTCGAGCGCATGGACGACGTCCGGCCCACGTCCGGGCGCCCGGTCGTGGGGGTGGGCGCATGA
- a CDS encoding PLDc N-terminal domain-containing protein → MASTRRWSDLSTAQRTAIIAVGTAEVVLTALAAADLARRPSAQVRGPKALWWPALAVQPTGPVAYLVWGRRG, encoded by the coding sequence ATGGCGTCGACCCGGCGGTGGAGCGACCTCTCCACCGCGCAGCGCACCGCGATCATCGCGGTGGGCACCGCCGAGGTGGTGCTCACCGCGCTCGCGGCGGCCGACCTCGCGCGCCGTCCGTCCGCCCAGGTCCGCGGGCCGAAGGCGCTGTGGTGGCCCGCGCTGGCCGTGCAGCCCACCGGCCCCGTCGCGTACCTCGTCTGGGGCCGCCGCGGCTGA
- a CDS encoding dihydrofolate reductase family protein, with protein MTETSTRRVVANLSLSLDGRYYGPGGEYDMSWVAPHALTDSQRDQSVRMTTTATTILLGRKNYQGFGGFWPSVAQDENAEPRDRALARWLDAVEKVVFSTTLTETPWQNSRLAEHDPVTEVRAIRTQPGGDIVIQNSVSLIRTLLDAGEVDRMTLNLCPELVGGGARLFEDGVPRSSWSLGDLATSESGAICLTYDRVR; from the coding sequence ATGACCGAGACCAGCACCCGCCGCGTCGTCGCCAACCTGTCGCTCTCGCTGGACGGCCGCTACTACGGCCCCGGCGGCGAGTACGACATGAGCTGGGTGGCGCCGCACGCGCTCACCGACTCGCAGCGCGACCAGTCGGTCCGGATGACCACCACCGCGACGACGATCCTGCTCGGCCGGAAGAACTACCAGGGCTTCGGCGGCTTCTGGCCGTCCGTCGCGCAGGACGAGAACGCCGAGCCGCGCGACCGCGCGCTGGCCCGCTGGCTGGACGCCGTCGAGAAGGTGGTGTTCTCGACGACGCTGACCGAGACGCCGTGGCAGAACTCCCGGCTGGCCGAGCACGACCCGGTCACGGAGGTGCGTGCCATTCGCACCCAGCCCGGTGGCGACATCGTCATCCAGAACAGCGTGAGCCTCATCCGCACGCTGCTCGACGCCGGCGAGGTGGACCGCATGACGCTGAACCTCTGCCCCGAGCTGGTGGGCGGCGGCGCCCGGCTGTTCGAGGACGGCGTCCCGCGCAGCTCGTGGTCGCTGGGCGACCTGGCGACGTCGGAGTCGGGCGCCATCTGCCTCACCTACGACCGCGTGCGCTGA
- a CDS encoding LuxR C-terminal-related transcriptional regulator — protein MSDVRHLPPELSSFVGRAGELAAAAADVRAGRLLTLAGPGGCGKTRLAVRVCRALAGDWPEVVWAGLEDVPDGTGDGVVARVADRLDLALPDGPDRAGALAHALRGRRLVLALDNCEHVAAEVAALAGAVLARCPDVALLATGRASLGVAGEQVHRVPPLDLADALELFLDRAGATGDPAAVAGARRVCDRLDRLPLALELAAGWAGTLTPAQIADSLSDPYALLDGGARTAAFRQRTLEASMRWSHSLLDDDERVLFRRLAVFEPGFAADAVVAVAGLPAPVALKALRGLIDTSLVVADATGPVARYRLLGVVRAYARARLDEAGEAAAVGDRHLSWCLERVDALAPLLETDRDAWRAAAGAEYPNLRAAAEWGLGGDDGTAGERLTAGERLTAGRRLAAGLAWLWHLESRGAEGLTLLRRAAERGAGERTPLQARVLTALAVVADTAVPGGDGYRAAHEALELPADPATAALARSLVAIGWVGGDLGRARAEAVRARDDAVAAGAGFVADASQALIGLVHLLRDQHRDAVAELEPAVAGLLARGDRATASSALSWLASATAQLGDVTRAAELAERAVEIAQPLHDVHRIAIAATRLAELRTLQGRPDDAAAVLAPVDEIAAGAEPPPYLPGWERAHALVAWRQGRPADAVEWSRRELRWLPDPREELLLPESRLVLAAALRAAGSASAAAEASALLAGLAADDAVRDRPRIRADLLAEQALLAGGEAGVRAGGEAGVRAGGEAGVRAGGEAGVRAGGEAGVRAGGEAGVRAGGEAGVRAGGEAGVRAGGEAGVRAGGEAGVRAGGDAALRLQHEALRLRAEHDLVLGCIDSLGALAALLAARGAAEAAGVLAGAAERAREAAGLPGGPVLPDATAAAAVDPSSVERGRALPLADAVAYAMRARGPRRRPDHGWASLTPAERSVVDLAVQGLSNPEIGARLFMSRGTVKTHLAHVYAKLQVANRTELAALPRDQSR, from the coding sequence ATGTCCGACGTCCGCCACCTGCCGCCCGAGCTGTCGTCGTTCGTCGGCCGGGCCGGCGAGCTGGCCGCCGCCGCTGCCGACGTCCGCGCGGGCCGGCTGCTCACGCTGGCCGGGCCGGGCGGGTGCGGGAAGACCCGGCTGGCGGTCCGCGTCTGCCGGGCCCTCGCCGGCGACTGGCCGGAGGTCGTGTGGGCCGGTCTGGAGGACGTGCCGGACGGCACCGGCGACGGCGTGGTCGCGCGGGTCGCGGACCGGCTGGACCTGGCGTTGCCGGACGGGCCGGACCGCGCGGGGGCGCTGGCGCACGCGCTGCGCGGACGGCGGCTGGTGCTGGCGCTGGACAACTGCGAGCACGTCGCCGCCGAGGTCGCCGCGCTGGCCGGAGCGGTGCTGGCGCGCTGCCCCGACGTCGCGTTGCTGGCCACCGGACGGGCGTCGCTCGGCGTCGCGGGGGAGCAGGTCCATCGGGTGCCGCCGCTGGATCTCGCCGACGCGCTGGAGCTGTTCCTCGACCGCGCCGGCGCGACCGGCGACCCCGCGGCCGTGGCGGGCGCGCGCCGGGTCTGCGACCGGCTGGACCGGCTGCCGCTCGCGCTGGAGCTGGCCGCCGGCTGGGCCGGCACGCTGACGCCGGCGCAGATCGCCGACTCGCTGTCCGACCCGTACGCGCTGCTCGACGGCGGCGCGCGGACGGCGGCGTTCCGGCAACGGACGCTCGAGGCGTCGATGCGGTGGAGCCACTCCCTGCTCGACGACGACGAGCGGGTGCTGTTCCGGCGGCTGGCCGTGTTCGAGCCCGGGTTCGCCGCCGACGCCGTCGTCGCCGTGGCCGGGCTGCCCGCGCCGGTGGCGCTGAAGGCGCTGCGCGGGCTGATCGACACCTCGCTGGTGGTCGCCGACGCGACCGGGCCGGTGGCGCGGTACCGCCTGCTCGGCGTCGTCCGGGCGTACGCGCGGGCCCGGCTGGACGAGGCGGGCGAGGCGGCCGCCGTCGGTGACCGTCACCTCTCCTGGTGCCTGGAGCGGGTGGACGCGCTGGCGCCGCTGCTGGAGACCGACCGCGACGCCTGGCGTGCGGCCGCCGGCGCCGAGTACCCGAACCTGCGGGCGGCCGCCGAGTGGGGACTGGGCGGCGACGACGGGACCGCCGGGGAGCGGCTGACCGCCGGGGAGCGGCTGACCGCCGGGCGGCGGCTGGCGGCCGGCCTGGCGTGGCTGTGGCACCTGGAGTCGCGCGGCGCCGAAGGGCTGACGCTGCTGCGGCGCGCCGCCGAGCGCGGGGCCGGTGAGCGGACGCCGTTGCAGGCGCGGGTGCTGACGGCGCTCGCGGTGGTGGCCGACACCGCCGTGCCGGGCGGCGACGGGTACCGCGCGGCGCACGAGGCGCTGGAGCTGCCCGCCGACCCGGCGACGGCGGCGCTGGCGCGGTCGCTGGTGGCGATCGGCTGGGTCGGCGGCGACCTCGGCCGGGCCCGGGCCGAGGCGGTCCGCGCCCGCGACGATGCGGTGGCGGCCGGCGCCGGGTTCGTCGCCGACGCGTCGCAGGCGCTGATCGGCCTCGTCCACCTGCTCCGCGACCAGCACCGCGACGCCGTCGCCGAGCTCGAACCGGCGGTCGCCGGGCTGCTCGCCCGCGGCGACCGCGCCACGGCGTCGTCGGCGCTGAGCTGGCTCGCCTCCGCCACCGCCCAACTCGGCGACGTCACCCGGGCCGCCGAGCTGGCCGAGCGCGCCGTCGAGATCGCCCAGCCGCTGCACGACGTCCACCGCATCGCCATCGCCGCCACCAGGCTGGCCGAGCTGCGCACCCTGCAGGGCCGCCCGGACGACGCGGCCGCCGTCCTGGCCCCGGTCGACGAGATCGCCGCCGGCGCCGAGCCGCCGCCGTACCTGCCCGGGTGGGAGCGGGCGCACGCGCTCGTCGCATGGCGGCAGGGCCGGCCCGCCGACGCCGTCGAGTGGAGCCGCCGCGAGCTGCGGTGGCTGCCCGATCCGCGGGAGGAACTGCTGCTGCCGGAGAGCCGGCTGGTGCTGGCGGCGGCGCTGCGGGCCGCCGGTTCGGCGTCCGCGGCGGCCGAGGCGTCTGCCCTGCTCGCCGGCCTGGCCGCCGACGACGCCGTCCGGGACCGGCCGCGGATCCGCGCCGACCTGCTCGCCGAGCAGGCGCTGTTGGCGGGCGGTGAGGCCGGGGTGCGGGCGGGTGGTGAGGCCGGGGTGCGGGCGGGTGGTGAGGCCGGGGTGCGGGCGGGTGGTGAGGCCGGGGTGCGGGCGGGTGGTGAGGCCGGGGTGCGGGCGGGTGGTGAGGCCGGGGTGCGGGCGGGTGGTGAGGCCGGGGTGCGGGCGGGTGGTGAGGCCGGGGTGCGGGCGGGCGGTGAGGCCGGGGTGCGGGCGGGTGGTGAGGCTGGGGTGCGGGCGGGCGGTGATGCCGCGTTGCGGCTGCAGCACGAGGCGCTGCGGCTGCGCGCCGAGCACGACCTCGTCCTCGGCTGCATCGACAGTCTCGGCGCGCTGGCGGCGCTGCTGGCCGCGCGGGGAGCCGCCGAGGCGGCCGGCGTGCTGGCCGGAGCGGCCGAGCGGGCCCGGGAGGCGGCGGGGCTGCCCGGCGGACCGGTGCTCCCGGACGCCACGGCCGCAGCCGCTGTCGACCCGTCGTCCGTCGAACGGGGCCGCGCCCTGCCGCTCGCCGACGCCGTCGCCTACGCGATGCGCGCCCGCGGCCCACGCCGTCGTCCGGACCATGGCTGGGCCAGCCTCACGCCCGCCGAACGTTCCGTCGTCGACCTCGCCGTCCAGGGACTGTCCAACCCGGAGATCGGCGCACGGCTGTTCATGAGCCGCGGCACCGTCAAGACCCACCTGGCGCACGTGTACGCGAAACTGCAGGTCGCCAACCGGACCGAACTGGCCGCCCTGCCGCGCGACCAGTCGCGGTGA